Genomic DNA from Bacillus sp. SM2101:
AAACAACCTTTTAATGCTCCATAACATCATATCTGCTAGGTAGTTTTGAAAATCATTAAATCACTTTTTATCATGTAACTATATAAAAATAGTAACAAAGGTTACAAAATAACTTATTGATATTTCGATACTCCTATCCATAAAACTAACTAAATAGGAGTATCTTTATATGATTGTTTGAATTCACTAGCTTAAGTAGTTTCGTCACCCTATTAATAGAGTTCTGTTATATTTCTTATTTATTCAAGATACTATCGAGAATAATATTATTATCATATAACACTTTAGCAACATCCTTCCCTACATAACGGATATGCCAAGGCTCGTATTGATAGCCCGTGATATCTACTTTGTCTTTTGGATATCTAACAATAAAGCCAAACAAATGAGCGTTATTTTCAACCCATTGCCCTTCGATTGTATCAGCAAAATCAGTTGTTAATAAAAAGTTTACACTTTGACTACTTATATCCATTGTTAAACCTGTTTGATGTTCGCTATGACCTGGAACAGCAACAGCCTGTGATGCTTTCTCTTTTCCATACTTAGCCACCTCAGCGGTGAATAGTTCATTTTGTCTTTCAAATGAACGATAGCCAGAAACAGCATATAAAGTAATATTTTCTTGAGATGCCTGCTTAAACATTTCTTCTAAGGCAAGAGCAGCTTCCGATCGTAAGTAGCTTTTTTCTAGTACTTGGTCTCCAAATGAGAATGCTACATTCGGTACTACCAAGTCATCAGGAATATAATCGCTAGGTAAGCTTTGTTCCTTATTGACGATGGATAATATATTTTCTGGATTCATAATCACTTTAAGTCCATTTTGCTCTTCTATGACATTATTAAATTGTTCTAAGGAAACCAGGTCCTCGTTATTATTGGACGATTGTTTGTCTTGGTCTTCGCCTTGTTGGGCTTCATCTGCTGTCGTTTCAACTTCTTCTTCAACTGCTAAATTTTCTTGCTGACTTTCGTTGCCTTGGTCAGAAACGTTTTCTTCTACTGTCTCCGTTCCTTCAGTTGCTATTACTTCTTCATCTTGCAAATTTACACTTCCATTTGAACAACCTGAAATTAACAGTATTCCAATGAATGTTGAAGTAATAAATAATCTTGTTAGTGTGAAAAATTTCATGTTGGTTGTCCCCTTTTTCATATTAACTTATATAATAAGACCTCTGATTTTATATTTTACCAAAATATAATCAATTATAGGAAAGTTTTTTCCGATCTATTTAACAACCTTTTAGCAAAACCATTCACTTTTAGTACCTTACATAACAATTTACTTTACTCTATATTAGCTTAAAATGATTTGGTTATAATCTAGTCAATATATAAACAAGCCCTTGCTTTGCAAGGACTTGTAAAAGCCAAATAGTGTTTTCATGGCTCTAGCCTAACACCCATGAATTGAATGGAGAAATCCATTTTCCATATATTCAAAACATGAAAGTTTATTGATCACAAGGTATATTAAACTTCAATATACTTACTTAATTGCTGCATCAAGTGCAACTTCAATCATATCATTAAAAGTAGTTTGGCGTTCTTCAGAAGTTGTTTCTTCTCCTGTTAGTATATGATCACTTACCGTTAACACTGATAGTGCTTTGCGACCGAATTTAGCAGCTAATGTATATAGAGCAGTTGTTTCCATTTCGATTGCTAAAATTCCATACTGAGCCCACTTTTCAAATTCGGCATTATCGTTATAGAATTGATCAGCTGTAAAGACATTACCTGCTTTTAAATTCAAGCCTTTTTCAACACCTATATCGTACGCATTCTTCAATAGTTCAAAGTCTGCAGTTGGTGCATAATCAATCCCACCAAATCTAATTTTATTCATACTTGAGTCTGTAGATGAAGTCATCGCTAAAATAACATCACGAACTTTAACATCTTTTTGGATCGCTCCACAAGTTCCTACACGTATTAATGTTTGTACATTGTAGCTTTGCATTAACTCGTTTATATATATAGCAATCGAAGGTACCCCCATACCTGTACCTTGAACTGATATTTTTTCTCCCTTATATGTCCCTGTAAAACCAAGCATACCTCGTACTTCGTTATAACAAATAGTGTCATCTAAAAATGTTTCTGCTATATACTTAGCACGTAATGGATCTCCTGGTAGTAATATTTTGTCAGCGATTTCATTTTCTTTTGCTCCAATATGTACGCTCATCGTAATTCCTCCTAATGTTGTTTACTAGTTCAAGTACAATATAACATAGTTACATGTAGAAAAAAAAGAACATTTTGCGAAAATTTGTTTGGATGTCTGACGTCGGATGTCTAATCGGAGTTATGACATTCATGTTTCAAATTTGTTCAGCAAAATTGCTAAGCATTCTGAACGAGTGTATATCCTCATTAAATAAAGGGATTAACATTACTTTCTGTGATTTAAATTGTTCCTTAATTTGATCTAAATAAACTCTTTCTTGTTGTTTTCGTTGTTGAAAAAAAGTGTCAGACATATCGTCAGGTAATACTTTATTAACAACAATTGTCTCAACTTGAAAGTCATTATCTTGAAGTAACATTACAGCTTTTTTAGTTTCAATAATTGGAAGTCGTTCTGCATTTAACACGAACAAGTATCCTGTAACTTTACTATTTAATAAAATATCTCTAACTTCTTTAAATCTATTTTTTCTCATTTTTAAAATTTTATAAATTGGATCTTCAATTTCCTCACCGTCATTAAGTAATTGAGAATAATTTCTGTTTATTTTCTTTCGACGACTTACCATTCCGTTCATCCATACAGTCATTAATTCTGGTAGCGATAATAGCCTAAGTGTGTGTCCTGTAGGAGCTGTATCAATAATTAAATGATCGAACTTGTCTTTTTTTTCGATGATAATTGAAACCAATTTGTCAAATAATGCTGCTTCATCCGCTCCTGGGGAGCATTTAGCTAAATCAATTTGACGATTCACCTCCTCAAGCATGTGGGGTTTAACCGTTTCCCTTATATTGTCCTTAACTGTCTGAATGTATCGATCAGCTTCTTGATGTGGATCTATTTCAAGCGCAAATAAGTTTGAATACACTTCTCTTTGTGTATGTCCTACTTGTTGATGAAAAATATCACCAATATTATGTGCTGGATCTGTGGAAATGATTAATGTTCTTTTGTTATTTTTTGCAAGTTTCAGCGCAATGGCGGCAGCTGTTGTTGATTTCCCTACCCCACCTTTGCCTCCTACAAATAGAATTTTTTTAATATCCATTAGTAACCTCCGTTTATGGTTTTAATCATTTAACAGCATCGAATGCCATCTAGTGGTGAGTGCTCCATACCCATACGTAAGTGCCATTCGTGGAAATTTTCAATCATATAAGGGTATAATTCTAGCGTATAATAAAAAATTGGATTAGGAACACCCAGTAACTCTGAACTACAAAGTAATACAAATAAATCATCTTCGTCTCTGAGCTCCCTTGCAATTTCTATGCGGTGAGGTAATTTAAGCATTTCATCATAATTCCTAATGAGTATTTTCAACATATTCCATGCCTTGTCCATTATTTCACCATCCTTATACAAAATGAACCTTACGTTTTTAGAATCAATCTTCTTATATATAAAAAAGGTGACTTGCCTTAAAAGGATAGCCACCTATGCCAGTTTTTGATTATCAAATTTTTAAATACTACCAAATCAGCTTTTTCAACGAATGAAATAGGCGTTACAACTATTACGTATAAGCGTATATATAACTTTATCACCACCACCAATTAAGAAGAGAACAGCAGACTTTGGTAGTTACATCGGAGTATTAATATTATTAGTGTTGTCCTTTTTCGTTAATGAAGAGAAGGCAATCAACAATATCCAAAAAGCGAATACTAATATAACTCCACCTAGTATGAATAGAAGTAAATTTGCATCTGATTCACCATATCCTGACCACTGAAAAACAACTTGTTGTATCATCGCCCAAAGCGTCATAATAATAATGAACAACATAGGAGCTAGTGTAACAATATAATTTCTCCCTTGTTTTTTGAGCCAAATTGAAATAAGTAACAAGCTTATACCTGCTAATAATTGATTCGACGTACCAAACAATGGCCAAAGCAAGTACCCACCTGACCCAAAACCATTGGGACCTTTTGGTAACAATATTAGAGCTGCACTTGTAATTACAGCAACCGATGTTGCAACATGCGTCTTTGTTAATGGATTTATCTTGTACTCATATCCTAATTCTGAAATAATATATCTCATTAATCGTACTGAAGTATCTAACGAAGTTGCCGCAAAGCTTACGACGATAATCGTTACTATCGTTTTTGCAATTTCTTCTGGAATAAATAACCCAGTTGCTAGCTGAGCTGCCCCGCCAATAAACGCACTTAAACCTCCGCTACTAGCATTATCAAAACTACTATAAGCAGTTAAAAATTCTCCAGGTGTAGCGAAAAATGTCACGACTGCAATGATGGCAATCAACGCTAGCGACCCTTCACCTATTGCCCCTAAATAACCAACAAAACGAGCATCTGTTTCTTTATCTAGCTGTTTAGAGGTTGTACCTGACGAAACCAATCCGTGAAACCCTGAGATAGCACCACATGCAATTGTGATGAATAACAATGGAAACCAAGATTTGTCTGTAGCAGCTGTATTTGTCATAGGCGCCGTTATTTCAGGCCTTAATAATAATAGTCCACCATATAAAATAAATAACCCGACGATAAGTTGATGAGAGTTAATATAGTCTCTTGGCTGTAATAACTTCCAAACTGGTAAGATAGAAGCGATATACAAATACACCATTAAAATGATGATCCAAACAAAAAATGCCATTGAAACACCATCAAGTCCAAATAAAACAGTGTTATTTGCACCACCGAAATATCTCACTAAATCTATTTGAAGAATTTGATACTTACTAGTTAAAACTGCAGTTGCGTACATTATCAAAAGCGCAATAATTGAAGGTACAAGCATCCCTTTTTTCTTTCTATAAACTGCATACCCTATCCAAATGGCGAGAGGAATTTCAATAAATACAGGGATAACACTGGCTGGAAATGTAATAAATAAATTTGAAATAACCCAAGCAAAAACTGCATTTACCATAAGCACTAAAATTAAGATAATAAATAGAAATAAGATCTTAGCTTGCTTCCCGATTAGTTTATTCGTTAAAGTACCGACAGATTGTCCTTTGTGACGAACAGATAAAACGAGTGTACCAAAATCATGTACCCCTGCAGCAAAGACAGTTCCTAATACAACCCATAGCAATGCAGGTAACCATCCCCAATAAACTGCTATAGCTGGCCCAACAATTGGTGCAGCACCTGCTACCGAAGTAAAATGATGCCCCCATAAGATGGATTTTTTCGTTGGCACAAAATCAACACCGTCTTCATACTTATGTGCTGGAGTTACATAACTAGAGTCAAGACGATAAATTTTCTCCGCTATAAACTTCGAATAATATCGATACCCGAGTGCAAAGACTACCATTCCGAATATCGCTAACCAAATACTATTCAACTTCATTCCCCCCTACCAAAGAAAATTTGTACAATAGTGATAAAACAACTACATTCTTGTCCATTTTGAACCTTGTTAATAGTAATACTATTCAAGTGACCAATTCGATATTATATTTTTCTGAAAGAAAAGGCTATTTTCATAAACTTTGTTTTTGTTTTGACTAAGGTTGGACTGAAATATAGAGATTTATGAGTGGGATATATTTTAAATAAAGTATAGAACACTAGACTGATACGTGATTGATGTTAGTAAGAAAAATAACAAAAAGTGCGCAAACAGTATTTAAAGGCTCTTTTCGCAAACTTTGCTATTATTTCATTTAAATTTGAGTAACTAATATGTAATAAATGCTTCTTTAGTTCATTGAAAAGAAAAGATGCCACGAAGGTAGCTTATTGCATGTCTACCTCTCTTAGTACGAAAAGTAACAAATAGTGCACAAACAGTATATAAAGGCTCTTTTCGTAAACTTTGCTATTATTTCATTTATATTTGAGTAACTAATATGTATTAAATGCTTCTATAGTACATTGAGAAGAAAAGATGCCACGAAGGTAACTTATTGCATGTCTACCTCTCTTAATACGAAAAGTAACAAATAGTGGACGAAGCTAATATAAAGGCTCTTTTCGTAAACTTTGCTATTATTTCATTTATATTTGAGTAACTAATATGTATTAAATGCTTCTTTAGTTCATTGAAAAGAAAAGATGCCACGAAGGTAACTTATTGCATGTCTACCTCTCTTAGTACGAAAAGTAACAAATAGTGCACAAACAGTATATAAAGGCTCTTTTCGTAAACTTTGCTATTATTTCATTTATATTTGAGTAACTAATATGTATTAAATGCTTCTATAGTACATTGAGAAGAAAAGATGCCACGAAGGTAACTTATTGCATGTCTACCTCTCTTAATACGAAAAGTAACAAATAGTGGACGAAGCTAATATAAAGGCTCTTTTCGTAAACTTTGCTATTATTTTCTAAATTAGAACGATTGGTAACCGGTTATATAAACACCTGGATTTCAATTAGCAAAGACACATCAAATTCTAGCTTTTGAAAAGGAGAGTTTCTAATACGCAAAACTTCCATCAAGGCTAAACATATTATAGAAAACGAATAGAATTCTTCAAAAAAGGAATAGTATAAACGGTGAAGTTGGTTAATCTCGATGTAACGTTAAGCAGGTTAGGTAAAGTTCTAGAAGCTGTAATTAAGTAAACAATTACAAGGGGGTTTGACTGATATGACTAATAAAAAAATAAAGCAGGCCGTAGACTATGCCAATGAAACGAATCCAACATCGCGGTCTAATAAAAAGAAACCAAATTCTTCGAAAAGTGATAAAAAACTTTAGAATAATCATAAAGGAGAGATGATGCATGGGTAAAAAGAATAGAAATCGTATTAATGCACCTAAAAAAAACAACCATCTACCACCAGAGGCAACGAGAGCTGAACAAGAAGCTCACGGTGAGGAATTTTCTGCTAAAAAGCGAAAAAAATAGTTTGTTACCCTTATAAAATCTAGCAATAAAAGCAGCCAAAGAAAACTCCTACAAAAATAAGAGTAATTTCTTTGGCTGTACATCTTCATTTGACCTTTGTTCTAAAGAGACCCTTCCTAGTTAATGATGTGGTTCAACCATTTCTCTGCTATCTCTTTCATGTCTATATGTTGATAAATTACGATATATTTCTACCCTAGCTCGGTTAATACCCCCGATGGGTTGATGTTCAACAAGAGCATGTCCAGGTGAGAATGTAAAATCCTCTGCTAACTCGTCTCTTTGCTTCGTTCTAAAAATTTGTGATGGGATTTTAATAGTCGCAACTTTTATAAATGGAGAATCCTCTTCTTTCCACTCTACTCCAGCATCTTCCACAGGCATAAGTTGTGGATCTTTTTGAAATTGAATGAAAAAGTCAAAACTAGCCTCCTCTTTAGCTAAGTGCTTTTCTATATTATCAGTTAAATAACGGTCAGTTAAAGGTTCTGGTAGCGTACTTTTATATGTAGATGTTGGGATGATTGAATATTTCACTACTTTATTAACACCGAACATATAAGGAGTTGTACTCCAATAGCGGATATCTAAAGGAGATGAATGATTTTTTTTACCATTATTTAATTCCTTAATAATATCTCCTCTCCCAGACAAAGTCATCTTCAACAATAAAACGAGTGGATTCCACTTTAAACTATAATAAACAGCATCATGAAATAGTTTTACTGTCCCTAATGGCATAGTTGGATGGCTCATTAGTACAAAATCTTGGGTTTCATTTTCATCCTTCTCATATTTTTTCCCCTTAACTCCCATTAATTTTACCGCAAATCCTCTGAAGTCTTTTTTCATATCCGACTGTATTTTACCATTTGCATTTGATATACGAATCCACGCATCATATTTGTTTGGTTTTTCAAAAATACCTACTTTTAGTTCATCAGGAAGATTTGGCTCAATAATAAACTGAGCCTGTAACAATG
This window encodes:
- a CDS encoding M15 family metallopeptidase, with the translated sequence MKFFTLTRLFITSTFIGILLISGCSNGSVNLQDEEVIATEGTETVEENVSDQGNESQQENLAVEEEVETTADEAQQGEDQDKQSSNNNEDLVSLEQFNNVIEEQNGLKVIMNPENILSIVNKEQSLPSDYIPDDLVVPNVAFSFGDQVLEKSYLRSEAALALEEMFKQASQENITLYAVSGYRSFERQNELFTAEVAKYGKEKASQAVAVPGHSEHQTGLTMDISSQSVNFLLTTDFADTIEGQWVENNAHLFGFIVRYPKDKVDITGYQYEPWHIRYVGKDVAKVLYDNNIILDSILNK
- the deoD gene encoding purine-nucleoside phosphorylase, with translation MSVHIGAKENEIADKILLPGDPLRAKYIAETFLDDTICYNEVRGMLGFTGTYKGEKISVQGTGMGVPSIAIYINELMQSYNVQTLIRVGTCGAIQKDVKVRDVILAMTSSTDSSMNKIRFGGIDYAPTADFELLKNAYDIGVEKGLNLKAGNVFTADQFYNDNAEFEKWAQYGILAIEMETTALYTLAAKFGRKALSVLTVSDHILTGEETTSEERQTTFNDMIEVALDAAIK
- a CDS encoding ArsA family ATPase is translated as MDIKKILFVGGKGGVGKSTTAAAIALKLAKNNKRTLIISTDPAHNIGDIFHQQVGHTQREVYSNLFALEIDPHQEADRYIQTVKDNIRETVKPHMLEEVNRQIDLAKCSPGADEAALFDKLVSIIIEKKDKFDHLIIDTAPTGHTLRLLSLPELMTVWMNGMVSRRKKINRNYSQLLNDGEEIEDPIYKILKMRKNRFKEVRDILLNSKVTGYLFVLNAERLPIIETKKAVMLLQDNDFQVETIVVNKVLPDDMSDTFFQQRKQQERVYLDQIKEQFKSQKVMLIPLFNEDIHSFRMLSNFAEQI
- a CDS encoding cory-CC-star protein, which produces MDKAWNMLKILIRNYDEMLKLPHRIEIARELRDEDDLFVLLCSSELLGVPNPIFYYTLELYPYMIENFHEWHLRMGMEHSPLDGIRCC
- a CDS encoding carbon starvation protein A, whose amino-acid sequence is MNSIWLAIFGMVVFALGYRYYSKFIAEKIYRLDSSYVTPAHKYEDGVDFVPTKKSILWGHHFTSVAGAAPIVGPAIAVYWGWLPALLWVVLGTVFAAGVHDFGTLVLSVRHKGQSVGTLTNKLIGKQAKILFLFIILILVLMVNAVFAWVISNLFITFPASVIPVFIEIPLAIWIGYAVYRKKKGMLVPSIIALLIMYATAVLTSKYQILQIDLVRYFGGANNTVLFGLDGVSMAFFVWIIILMVYLYIASILPVWKLLQPRDYINSHQLIVGLFILYGGLLLLRPEITAPMTNTAATDKSWFPLLFITIACGAISGFHGLVSSGTTSKQLDKETDARFVGYLGAIGEGSLALIAIIAVVTFFATPGEFLTAYSSFDNASSGGLSAFIGGAAQLATGLFIPEEIAKTIVTIIVVSFAATSLDTSVRLMRYIISELGYEYKINPLTKTHVATSVAVITSAALILLPKGPNGFGSGGYLLWPLFGTSNQLLAGISLLLISIWLKKQGRNYIVTLAPMLFIIIMTLWAMIQQVVFQWSGYGESDANLLLFILGGVILVFAFWILLIAFSSLTKKDNTNNINTPM
- a CDS encoding catalase family protein; this translates as MDNANQVTKFESIPNDEASLIESMESLLRKKMEMEYTEGNTKRDAHPKHLALLQAQFIIEPNLPDELKVGIFEKPNKYDAWIRISNANGKIQSDMKKDFRGFAVKLMGVKGKKYEKDENETQDFVLMSHPTMPLGTVKLFHDAVYYSLKWNPLVLLLKMTLSGRGDIIKELNNGKKNHSSPLDIRYWSTTPYMFGVNKVVKYSIIPTSTYKSTLPEPLTDRYLTDNIEKHLAKEEASFDFFIQFQKDPQLMPVEDAGVEWKEEDSPFIKVATIKIPSQIFRTKQRDELAEDFTFSPGHALVEHQPIGGINRARVEIYRNLSTYRHERDSREMVEPHH